In Malassezia japonica chromosome 2, complete sequence, one DNA window encodes the following:
- the TAF5 gene encoding Transcription initiation factor TFIID subunit 5 (COG:K; EggNog:ENOG503NWCH), which yields MSSAAGKADLASGDADPARKTDADAESSSVIEYLRSRGFGKALAALQAEMDATAKGASPQEAIEARDAKFGSHVVSMAEIASKNVPRDPRDKDAPETGPSSALEQAGAQALLLDPTDTARGFGMIKTWCGGSLDIYQPELLPLLLPLFVHSYLNLVDMGLGSAAEEFYTAHAEFFLPIHSTLLAHLRSLGLPSQLATDEMAQRFRTERYVLKMSPNVFGLLIGWLTDGTSPVGFASMDDASLIDNMLEPSRRGREAMLKIINERCRLQVLRSALFQLDPAELEEGTGLTGAGPSFSNTASLGASRINSALQAQAVSETDAIADFNAHAAGPQLKLHPRIPLAEDLKEEVEHILREEQTQLRRSTPSQEAKGTPTPGADDGSERESSAPPKSRSQSLAPTGREESAMEEDAPRSEADPSAGLHEATLADLPPHPSAFRTVDLLREVERVRDARKCLHIDPKLAPEPASATGDAAKHAAQWPGVPRTVGLPSVCMYTFYDAEDGLTCSKVSEDLTLMAAGFEESYVQLWSLKGEPLRELESDFSLSAIRDRRSLNKHRVPYPHSTRKLVGHSAPVYGVAFDPVGGSGSSPRHLLSCSADGTTRLWSLDTYAALVAYRGHQYPVWDVSWGPLGTYFATASADRTARLWSAERINPLRIYAGHLSDVDCVRFHPNSLYLATGSSDRSCRLWDVQRGACVRLFVGHQSPISCVRISSDGRYLASASAGNTMGSFVQASEGGSDAYSISLWDLASGRRIKKMWGHTATIHEMDFSSDGAVLVTGSADATVRCWDVRSAGQEPTPVHEQAPSFHADARDTKASADCVATYYTKSTPVYDIHFSPRNLCLASGVHSATGTAQ from the coding sequence ATGTCCAGTGCCGCGGGGAAAGCCGACCTGGCGAGCGGCGATGCGGATCCCGCCCGCAAGACGGACGCGGATGCCGAGTCGTCGTCTGTGATCGAGTATTTGCGCTCGCGTGGCTTTGGTAAAGCGCTTGCTGCGCTCCAGGCCGAGATGGACGCGACGGCGAaaggcgcctcgccgcaggaagcgatcgaggcgcgcgatgcCAAGTTTGGCAGCCATGTCGTGAGCATGGCCGAAATCGCCAGCAAAAACGTCCCCCGCGACCCCCGCGACAAGGACGCACCTGAAACGGGTcccagcagcgcgctcgagcaggccggcgcgcaggcgctgctgctcgacccGACGGACACCGCGCGTGGCTTTGGGATGATCAAGACGTGGTGCGGAGGCAGTCTGGACATTTACCAGCCTGAGCTGCTGCCTCTTTTGCTTCCCCTCTTTGTACACAGCTACTTGAACCTCGTCGATATGGGCCTTGGCTCGGCCGCCGAAGAGTTTTACACCGCGCACGCTGAGTTTTTCCTGCCGATCCACTCGACGCTGCTGGCGCacctgcgctcgctcggaCTCCCTTCGCAGCTCGCAACGGACGAAATGGCACAGCGCTTCCGCACGGAGCGCTACGTGCTGAAAATGTCGCCCAACGTCTTTGGCCTCTTGATCGGCTGGCTGACCGACGGGACGAGCCCGGTCGGGTTTGCCAGCATGGACGATGCGTCGCTCATTGACAACATGCTAGAGCCGTCGCGTCGTGGACGCGAGGCGATGCTCAAAATCATCAACGAGCGCTGCCGCTTGCAAGTGCTCCGCTCGGCGCTCTTCCAGCTGGAtcccgccgagctcgaggagggAACGGGCTTGACCGGTGCAGGGCCGAGCTTCTCCAACACGGCGAGCCTCGGTGCATCGCGCATTAATtccgcgctgcaggcgcaggctgTCTCGGAGACGGACGCGATCGCCGACTTTAacgcacacgccgccggGCCACAGCTGAAGCTGCATCCTCGCATccccctcgccgaggacctcAAGGAAGAGGTCGAACAtatcctgcgcgaggagcagacgcagctccggcgctcgacgccgagccagGAGGCCAAGGGCACGCCCACCCCGGGTGCGGACGACGGGTCGGAGCGCgagtcgtcggcgccgcccaagtCGCGTTCGCAGTCACTCGCCCCGACTGGGCGCGAGGAGAGCGCAATGGAAgaagacgcgccgcggtccgAGGCTGATCCCAGCGCTGGCCTGCACGAGGCGACGCTTGCCGATCTGCCGCCGCACCCCTCGGCATTCCGCACGGTCGACCTTTTGCGCGAAgtcgagcgtgtgcgcgacgcacgcaagTGCCTGCACATTGACCCGAAgctcgcgcccgagcccgcatcggcgaccggcgacgcggccaagcatgcggcgcagtgGCCCGGCGTCCCGCGCACGGTCGgcctgccgagcgtgtgcaTGTACACGTTCTACGATGCAGAGGACGGCCTGACGTGCTCCAAGGTGTCGGAGGACCTCACGCTGATGGCGGCTGGCTTTGAGGAAAGCTACGTACAACTGTGGAGCCTAAAaggcgagccgctgcgtgagctcgAGAGCGACTTTTCGCTGTCGGCGATCCGCGACCGCCGCTCGCTGAACAAGCACCGCGTGCCATATCCCCACTCGAcgcgcaagctcgtcgggcacagcgcgccggtctATGGCGTGGCCTTTGACCcggtcggcggcagcggctcaAGCCCGCGGCACCTGctgagctgctcggcagaCGGTACGACGCGGCTGTGGAGCCTGGATACCTATGcagcgctcgtcgcgtACCGCGGGCACCAGTACCCCGTGTGGGACGTGTCGTGGGGCCCCCTCGGCACCTACTTTgcgaccgcgagcgcggacCGCACTGCGCGTCTGTGGAGTGCGGAGCGTATCAACCCCCTGCGCATCTACGCCGGGCACCTGTCGGACGTGGACTGCGTGCGCTTCCACCCCAACTCGCTGTACCTCGCTACGGGCTCGTCGGACCGCTCGTGCCGCCTGTGGGATGTGCAGCGTGGCGCGTGTGTGCGTCTGTTTGTGGGCCACCAGTCGCCCATCTCGTGTGTACGCATTTCGTCCGACGGCCGCTACCTTGCCTCGGCGAGTGCCGGAAACACGATGGGCTCCTTTGTGCAGGCGTCCGAAGGCGGATCAGATGCCTACTCTATCTCCCTGTGGGACCTCGcgagcgggcggcgcatcaAGAAAATGTGGGGCCACACGGCGACGATCCACGAGATGGACTTTTCCTCGGACGGCGCAGTACTCGTCACGGGCTCTGCCGATGCAACGGTGCGTTGCTGGGACGTGCGTAGCGCCGGCCAGGAGCCGACGCCTGTCCACGAGCAAGCGCCGTCGTTccacgccgacgcacgcgacACCAAGGCCAGCGCCGACTGCGTCGCGACCTACTACACCAAGTCGACGCCGGTGTACGACATCCACTTCTCGCCGCGCAACCTGTGCCTCGCATCGGGCGTGCACAGCGCAACGGGTACTGCACAGTAG
- the tgs1 gene encoding putative diacylglycerol O-acyltransferase tgs1 (COG:S; BUSCO:EOG0926306O; EggNog:ENOG503P0ET), whose product MAAGFSRADEQVPEWYTEDLVRRANQSAIRTRNDLPGNMLKYWNARHDLFSQFSEGILLDEESWFSVTPEAVAYRIAVQCASDVVLDAFCGAGGNAIQFAMTCKRVIAIDIDPVKLAMAHHNASIYGVEDRITFLCGDFCAFAEAHASGVDADGCWQGWHREAIDVVFLSPPWGGVDYLNPDLLTPEKALKVNTSSYTDLYPLRELRPVGGQKLFQLAYGICDKIVLYLPRNVNLDEVARLAQLVPDTPLAIHAEELWLGYKFKALAVFLSHSAAPP is encoded by the coding sequence ATGGCGGCCGGATTCTCGCGTGCGGACGAGCAAGTGCCGGAATGGTACACAGAGGATCTGGTTCGCCGCGCGAATCAGAGTGCTATACGTACGCGCAATGACCTCCCCGGAAATATGCTCAAGTACTGGAACGCACGGCACGATCTTTTCTCTCAGTTCTCGGAAGGGATTCTTCTGGACGAAGAGTCGTGGTTCTCTGTTACGCCTGAGGCAGTAGCTTATCGCATCGCCGTTCAGTGTGCCAGTGATGTGGTCCTGGATGCATTTTGCGGTGCTGGCGGCAACGCAATTCAGTTTGCGATGACATGCAAGCGCGTCATTGCTATTGATATTGACCCGGTGAAGCTGGCCATGGCGCACCATAATGCCTCGATCTATGGTGTCGAGGACCGCATTACGTTCCTTTGCGGTGACTTTTGCGCGTTTGCCGAGGCACATGCCAGCGGTGTCGATGCAGACGGCTGCTGGCAGGGCTGGCACCGAGAAGCCATCGACGTCGTTTTTTTGTCGCCTCCGTGGGGCGGTGTCGACTACCTAAATCCCGACCTCCTTACTCCCGAAAAAGCACTCAAAGTAAACACGTCTTCCTACACGGACCTATACCCCCTacgcgagctgcgtccTGTCGGCGGCCAAAAGCTCTTCCAACTCGCCTACGGCATCTGCGACAAAATCGTCCTGTACCTGCCGCGCAATGTCAATCTCGACGAAGTGGCGCGGCTCGCCCAACTCGTGCccgacacgccgctcgcgatcCACGCAGAAGAGCTTTGGCTGGGCTACAAGTTCAAGGCCCTCGCCGTGTTCCTGAGCCAtagcgccgcgcctcccTGA
- a CDS encoding uncharacterized protein (EggNog:ENOG503P6UX), translating into MGDFFFCIPIVFGCPEKTKQEGDGTPYVCPRCHNAQVVEAKTRTWFELCWVPLIPFSSSHIWLCGICQWRAPRDGGFQPQPAMGGKA; encoded by the exons ATGGGA GACTTCTTCTTCTGTATCCCCATTGTCTTTGGCTGCCCGGAGAAGACGAAGCAGGAGGGTGACGGCACCCCCTACGTCTGCCCCCGGTGCCACAACGCCCAGGTGGTGGAGGCCAAGACGCGCACCTGGTTCGAGCTGTGCTGGGTTCCTCTG ATTCCTTTCTCGTCATCGCACATTTGGCTGTGTGGTATCTGCcagtggcgcgcgccgcgcgatggCGGCTTCCAGCCCCAACCGGCCATGGGCGGCAAGGCGTAA
- the LCB1 gene encoding serine C-palmitoyltransferase (EggNog:ENOG503NWAB; COG:E; TransMembrane:2 (o336-359i366-390o)): MENETRTFNDPVSDLANSLTGLLSLIPGRDIVMRYIASSYQNDPVRSLLELILLIFAVRTILQNRTRSNQSRSNFVQLDDKEIDYLVKEFHPEPLCKPLNAEEHKDLDEIPLIVGHTGPRVKVQSPVLSGTQPREVLNLASYNFTGMADAPEMTAQAQSVLREYGVGSCSPPGFYGTSDMHIKLENTVAEFLKKESSIVYSQGFSTATGVIPAFCKRGDIIVADSGVNFAIQGALQLSRSTIYWYDHNSLDSLEAVLQRISTQTKGRNEPLRRRFIVTEGLFEDDGAIPYLPKVVELAKRFKFRIFLDESFSIGSLGRTGRGLTEHFNVSADDIDFIIGNMAIAFGAGGGFCASTAFAVRHQRINGLSFIFSAAMPVMIANGATTAMHLLSTQPHRLTSLQKNVRAIRAVLDRIDSVMIPSAPESAMIHVEIRSKYAPNNSRALNLPGTDMAIATAEHDLTTEQQERLLQDIVTRALNQGVFVCRSRRLQSIKPVTALSAPIDLPSLRVIVTSEMSEGEVAQAADILRASIVSVLGDRRT, from the exons ATGGAAAACGAAACGCGGACGTTCAATGATCCCGTCTCGGATTTGGCGAACTCGCTGACGGGCCTCTTGAGTCTCATTCCGGGCCGGGACATTGTGATGCGCTACATTGCGAGCAGCTACCAGAACGACCCTGTGCGCTCGCTTCTGGAGCTGATTCTTCTGATCTTTGCCGTGCGCACCATTCTGCAGAACCGTACGCGCAGCAACCAGAGCAGGTCCAACTTTGTGCAGCTGGACGACAAG GAAATCGACTACCTGGTCAAGGAGTTCCATCCCGAGCCGCTCTGTAAGCCCCTCAATGCAGAGGAGCACAAAGACCTGGATGAAATCCCGCTGATTGTGGGCCATACCGGTCCCCGCGTCAAGGTCCAGTCGCCGGTGCTCTCCGGAACGCAGCCGCGCGAAGTGCTCAACCTTGCCAGTTACAACTTTACCGGCATGGCCGATGCCCCCGAAAtgacggcgcaggcgcaaagcgtcctgcgcgagtACGGTGTGGGCAGCTGTTCCCCCCCAGGCTTCTACGGTACGAGTGATATGCACATCAAACTCGAGAATACTGTTGCCGAGTTCCTCAAAAAAGAGAGTTCAATCGTGTACAGCCAGGGATTTAGTACCGCCACCGGTGTCATCCCCGCCTTTTGCAAGCGTGGCGACATTATTGTCGCGGATTCGGGCGTGAACTTTGCCATTcaaggcgcgctgcagctgtcgcgcagcacaaTCTACTGGTACGACCACAACAGcctcgactcgctcgaggccgtgctgcagcgcatttCCACGCAGACGAAAGGGCGCAAtgagccgctgcgccgccgtttTATCGTGACCGAGGGTCTCTTCGAGGACGACGGTGCAATTCCCTACCTCCCCAAGGTGGTTGAGTTGGCGAAGCGCTTCAAGTTCCGCATCTTTTTGGACGAGTCGTTCAGCatcggctcgctcggccgcaCTGGTCGTGGCCTGACGGAGCACTTTAACGTCAGCGCGGACGACATTGACTTTATCATTGGCAACATGGCGATCGCGTttggcgcgggcggcggtTTCTGTGCGTCGACTGCGTTTGCAGTGCGCCACCAGCGCATCAACGGTCTCTCGTTCATCTTCTCTGCGGCAATGCCCGTGATGATCGCGAACGGTGCGACGACCGCGATGCACTTGCTCAGCACGCAGCCGCATCGGCTGACCAGTCTCCAGAAGAACGTGCGTGCGATCCGCGCCGTCCTGGACCGGATCGACAGCGTGATGATCCCGAGTGCGCCCGAGAGCGCCATGATCCACGTCGAGATCCGCAGCAAGTACGCGCCCAACAACAGCCGTGCGCTGAACCTGCCCGGCACGGACATGGCGATCGCCACTGCAGAGCACGACCTGACTACGGagcagcaggagcgcctcttgcagGACATTGTCACCCGCGCGCTGAACCAGGGCGTGTTTGTgtgtcgctcgcgccgcctgcaaaGCATCAAGCCGGTGACTGCGCTCTCTGCGCCGATCGACCTGCCGAGCCTGCGCGTGATCGTCACGTCAGAGATGAGCGAGGGCGAGGTGGCCCAGGCGGCCGACATCCTGCGGGCGAGCATTGTGTCGGTGCTAGGCGACCGTCGTACATAG
- the MTR3 gene encoding 3'-5'-exoribonuclease (COG:J; EggNog:ENOG503NUZX): MTAQFDRRRVNGPEDTFLPLYNVETREGSTTDAPVWALDEQRLLVDPESSSADQLELTTMVLGDDKLPVPRIARREFSKRTENRGILDPRPMFVQIGLVPNASGSALLESGRTKLACAVHGPRQVRGRQYAGQAELNVNFNMAPFCDVQRFKPGKDVESHSSAALVEQALLPAIRLDLLPKASIDVYITVLDMDTSTAGCVALAVTAASAALAEAGIEMYGLVAGATASAIPSLPFKGEVQQQWLVDPSQEEAAHASAHLIVCTMPALGRTTCYSLQGPAHDFGKVQEVSNALVEATSKLHSITAQALYKLS, translated from the exons ATGACGGCGCAATTcgaccggcggcgtgtGAACGGCCCGGAAGACACATTCCTTCCTCTGTACAATGTAGAGACGCGCGAGGGAAGCACGACAGATGCGCCTGTGTGGGCGCTCGATGAGCAGCGCTTGCTCGTCGACCCcgagtcgtcgtcggcggaCCAGCTGGAGTTGACGACCATGGTCCTTGGTGACGACAAGCTCCCGGTGCCGCGTATTGCGCGTCGCGAATTTTCCAAGCGCACCGAAAACCGCGGCATCTTGGATCCCCGGCCGATGT TCGTGCAAATTGGCCTTGTGCCCAACGccagcggcagcgcgctgctcgaaTCGGGGCGGACCAAGCTGGCCTGCGCTGT ACATGGACCCCGCCAAGTGCGTGGACGGCAGTATGCCGGCCAGGCCGAACTGAACGTCAACTTTAATATGGCGCCGTTTTGCGACGTGCAGCGCTTCAAGCCGGGCAAGGACGTCGAGTCGCACAGctctgcggcgctcgtcgaacAGGCGCTACTTCCTGCGATTCGCCTGGATTTACTCCCAAAGGCCTCTATCGATGTGTACATAACGGTCCTCGACATGGACACGTCGACCGCAGGGTGCGTTGCGCTTGCCGtgacggccgcgagcgctgccctggccgaggccggcaTTGAGATGTACGGCCTGGTCGCAGGTGCTACGGCG TCTGCTATCCCTTCTCTGCCGTTCAAAGGCGAGGTCCAGCAGCAATGGCTCGTGGATCCGTCGCAGGaagaggcggcgcatgcgAGTGCCCATCTTATTGTGTGCACGATGCCTGCTCTGGGCCGCACGACGTGCTATTCCCTGCAAGGCCCTGCGCACGACTTTGGAAAGGTGCAAGAG GTCTCcaatgcgctcgtcgaagCGACCAGCAAGCTGCACAGCAtcacggcgcaggcgctgtATAAACTCTCGTAG
- a CDS encoding uncharacterized protein (EggNog:ENOG503NXGZ; COG:S), protein MSTQPTFASGVTKGNISTQKVKLNSGFDIPQVALGVYKAPNDGTTEQAVKWAFDAGYRHIDSAARYNNEEAVGRALKEWTQENGVPREEIFITTKLWDADQTKTTEAIEESLRKLQVDYIDLYLIHSPEPGHESFNKAWKDMEAAVDAGKIKSIGVSNFDAEHLDALLPNVRIKPAVNQIESHPFFAHEALREQTLSRGIQIEAYSPMAQGAALDREEIKAIASKHGKTSAQVLLRWGIQLGNIILPKSLTKHRIEANAQLFDFELDQDDMDVLNNLDEGMKMGKLGPPGTSAPASPGATRPGSRRTSGSSGLAGNKLQMSSS, encoded by the coding sequence ATGTCGACTCAGCCGACTTTCGCTTCCGGTGTTACCAAGGGAAACATTTCCACCCAGAAGGTGAAGCTGAACTCTGGCTTCGACATCCCCCAGGTTGCCCTGGGTGTGTACAAGGCCCCCAACGATGGCACTACCGAGCAGGCGGTGAAGTGGGCGTTTGACGCCGGCTACCGTCACATCGACTCTGCTGCCCGCTACAACAACGAGGAGGCCGTCGGCCGTGCCCTGAAGGAGTGGACCCAGGAGAACGGTGTTCCCCGTGAGGAGATCTTCATCACCACCAAGCTCTGGGACGCGGACCAGACCAAGACCACCGAGGCCATTGAGgagtcgctgcgcaagctgcagGTCGACTACATCGACCTCTACCTCATCCACTCGCCTGAGCCCGGCCATGAGTCGTTCAACAAGGCCTGGAAGGACATGGaggccgccgtcgacgccggcaAGATCAAGTCGATCGGTGTGTCGAACTTTGACGcggagcacctcgacgcgctcctgccCAACGTCCGCATCAAGCCCGCGGTGAACCAGATCGAGTCGCACCCCTTCTTTGcccacgaggcgctgcgtgagcagaCGCTCTCGCGCGGTATCCAGATTGAGGCCTACTCGCCGATGGCCCAGGGTGCTGCCCTCGACCGTGAGGAGATCAAGGCGATCGCCTCCAAGCACGGCAAGACCTCGGCGCAGGTGCTCCTTCGGTGGGGTATCCAGCTGGGCAACATCATCCTGCCCAAGTCGCTCACCAAGCACCGCATCGAGGCCAACGCCCAGCTCTTTGActtcgagctcgaccaggacgACATGGACGTCCTGAACaacctcgacgagggcaTGAAGATGGGCAAGCTTGGCCCGCCCGGCACGTCTGCGCCTGCTTCGCccggtgcgacgcgccctgGCTCCCGCCGCACCTCGGGCAGCAGCGGTCTTGCTGGCAACAAGCTGCAAATGAGCAGCAGCTAA
- a CDS encoding uncharacterized protein (SECRETED:SignalP(1-20); COG:O; TransMembrane:1 (n4-15c20/21o337-356i); EggNog:ENOG503NYDY) has product MKVWTSLAVVAVGAVATVNAVTWNLKDTINGNSYMDKFDYFTDKDPTNGLVVYQNQQQAQQLNLTYAHGEDFVIRVDTTKTRAEGRPSVRLQSKANYGDSVIILQMSHIPTGCAVWPAFWTVTSDVSKWPTGGEIDIMENVNDQYAYNLASLHVKDQCSVANGDQSGTTVFPNCNYQANEQSGCRIAMNGTKSATWGSKVNSKGGGVVAMHRDFSQNGKGIRMWYWDRTQNMPSDISKPGKTVNPDSWGTPAANFGKLSCTGGADGASQFDDHKIVFDITLCGDWADGAYNQTQCPSKYQACSNQVGNAGSSFDDAYWQVQNLYVYQTDSASSAASLALPMLAYLAAAALVGLTLFA; this is encoded by the exons ATGAAGGTTTGGACGAGCTTGGCGGTGGTGGCCGTAGGGGCGGTCGCCACGGTGAATGCAGTGACCTGGAACCTGAAGGACACCATCAATGGAAACTCGTACATGGACAAGTTTGATTACTTCACGGACAAGGACCCTACTAACGGCCTTGTGGTCTACCAAAACCAGCAGCAGGCCCAGCAGCTGAACCTGACCTACGCGCATGGCGAAGATTTCGTCATCCGCGTCGACACGACcaagacgcgcgccgagggccGTCCGAGTGTGCGCCTCCAGTCCAAGGCAAACTACGGCGATTCGGTGATCAT TCTCCAAATGTCCCACATTCCGACTGGCTGTGCCGTCTGGCCTGCGTTCTGGACGGTGACGTCGGATGTGTCAAAGTGGCCTACGGGTGGTGAAATCGATATTATGGAGAACGTCAACGACCAGTACGCGTACAACCTGGCCTCGCTCCACGTCAAGGACCAGTGCTCGGTGGCTAATGGCGATCAGTCGGGTACGACCGTCTTCCCCAACTGCAACTACCAGGCGAATGAGCAAAGCGGCTGCCGTATTGCGATGAACGGCACCAAGTCGGCTACGTGGGGTTCTAAGGTGAACTCCAAGGGCGGCGGTGTCGTTGCAATGCACCGCGATTTCAGCCAGAATGGCAAGGGTATCCGTATGTGGTACTGGGACCGCACGCAAAACATGCCAAGCGATATCTCGAAGCCGGGCAAGACGGTGAACCCCGACAGCTGgggcacgccggccgccaACTTTGGCAAGCTCTCGTGCACGGGCGGTGCGGACGGTGCGAGCCAGTTTGACGACCACAAGATTGTATTTGATATCACGCTCTGCGGTGACTGGGCTGACGGTGCGTACAACCAGACACAGTGCCCGTCCAAGTACCAGGCGTGCAGCAACCAAGTGGGCAACGCTGGCTCGAGCTTCGACGATGCCTACTGGCAGGTCCAGAACCTGTACGTGTACCAGACCGActcggcctcctcggccgcgtcgcttgCGCTGCCCATGCTGGCGTACcttgccgcggcggcgctcgtgggTCTCACACTCTTTGCCTAA
- the UBC2 gene encoding E2 ubiquitin-conjugating enzyme (EggNog:ENOG503NXSQ; COG:O) encodes MSTPSKRRLIRDFKRLSSDPPGGISGAPCADNLLVWNAVIFGPADTPFEDGTFKLLLTFDESYPNKPPTVKFLSKMFHPNVYANGELCLDILQNRWSPTYDVAAILTSIQSLLHDPNPNSPANAEAASLYRENMKEYVRRVKLTVEQSWIDESEESTPAPAAD; translated from the exons ATG TCGACACCGTCCAAAAGGAGGCTGATTCGCGATTTTAAGCGCCTTTCCTCCGACCCCCCCGGCGGCATTTCTGGCGCGCCATGTGCCGATAACCTGCTTGTATGGAATGCCGTGATTTTTGGTCCGG CGGATACGCCGTTTGAGGACGGCACGTTCAAGCTGCTCCTCACGTTTGACGAGTCCTATCCCAACAAGCCCCCCACTGTGAAATTTCTCAGCAAAATGTTCCACCCGAATGTCTACGCGAATGGCGAGCTCTGCTTGGACATTCTCCAAAACCGCTGGAGCCCGACCTATGATGTCGCGGCGATCCTGACCAGTATCCAAAGCCTGCTACACGATCCCAACCCAAACAG CCCCGCCAATGCAGAGGCCGCCTCTCTATACCGCGAAAACATGAAGGAATATGTCCGTCGTGTGAAGCTCACTGTGGAGCAAAGTTGGATTGACGAAAGCGAAGAGTCTACCCCGGCACCGGCTGCGGACTAG